The following proteins are co-located in the Micromonospora coriariae genome:
- a CDS encoding hemolysin family protein, producing MAVDPHPVMPTPLLAAGPTAGLPDLQLIVFAAGLVVLAGLIAMTEAALAAVSPARAAELARDGVRGARTLQTVAADVVRHLNLLLLLRLLAELTATTLVALVAVDTFGAGWRAALVTAGAMTVVSFVVVGVAPRTIGRQHAYAVGRAVAPLVRWLGRALNPLASLLILIGNAVTPGRGFREGPFATQVELRELVDLAEQRGVVEHGERQMIHSVFALGDTIAREVMVPRTEMVWIEEGKTLAQALALFLRSGFSRIPVIGESVDDVLGVLYLKDLIRRSRGGDPDAEQLPVAELMRPATFVPESKPVDDLLSEMQAARNHLVIVVDEYGGTGGLVTIEDILEEIVGEITDEYDVERPPVERLADSAVRVTARLPVENLGELFDTDLPTDEVETVGGLLAQSLGRVPIPGAQAEVAGLRLVAEGTTGRRNRIDTVLVSRVEPGDEQDTAGRGEHAGPGDDQDHYRDEERQPADA from the coding sequence CTGGCGGTCGACCCGCACCCAGTGATGCCCACTCCGCTACTGGCGGCCGGCCCCACGGCCGGCCTGCCCGACCTGCAACTGATCGTCTTCGCGGCCGGCCTGGTGGTGCTGGCCGGCCTGATCGCGATGACCGAGGCGGCGCTCGCCGCGGTCTCCCCGGCTCGGGCCGCCGAGCTGGCCAGGGACGGCGTGCGCGGCGCCCGTACCCTGCAGACCGTCGCCGCCGACGTGGTCCGGCACCTCAATCTGCTCCTGCTGTTGCGGCTGCTCGCCGAGCTGACCGCCACCACGCTGGTGGCGCTGGTCGCGGTGGACACCTTCGGCGCCGGCTGGCGGGCCGCGCTGGTCACCGCCGGCGCGATGACCGTGGTCAGCTTCGTGGTGGTCGGGGTCGCTCCGCGCACCATCGGCCGGCAGCACGCGTACGCCGTGGGGCGGGCGGTGGCGCCGCTGGTCCGCTGGCTGGGCCGGGCGCTCAACCCGCTCGCGTCGCTGCTCATCCTCATCGGCAACGCGGTCACCCCGGGGCGCGGCTTCCGGGAGGGGCCGTTCGCCACCCAGGTGGAGCTGCGCGAGCTGGTCGACCTGGCCGAGCAGCGCGGCGTGGTCGAGCACGGCGAGCGGCAGATGATCCACTCGGTCTTCGCCCTCGGCGACACCATCGCCCGCGAGGTGATGGTGCCGCGTACCGAGATGGTGTGGATCGAGGAGGGCAAGACCCTCGCGCAGGCGCTGGCGCTGTTCCTGCGGTCCGGTTTCTCCCGCATCCCGGTGATCGGCGAGAGCGTCGACGACGTGCTGGGTGTGCTCTACCTCAAGGACCTGATCCGACGGTCCCGGGGCGGTGACCCGGACGCCGAGCAGTTGCCGGTGGCCGAGCTGATGCGGCCGGCCACCTTCGTGCCGGAGTCCAAGCCGGTCGACGACCTGCTGTCGGAGATGCAGGCCGCCCGCAACCACCTGGTCATCGTCGTCGACGAGTACGGCGGCACCGGCGGCCTGGTCACGATCGAGGACATCCTGGAGGAAATCGTCGGTGAGATCACCGACGAGTACGATGTCGAACGCCCGCCGGTCGAACGCCTGGCGGACTCCGCCGTGCGGGTCACCGCCCGCCTGCCGGTGGAGAATCTGGGCGAGCTGTTCGACACGGACCTGCCCACCGATGAGGTGGAGACGGTCGGCGGCCTGCTCGCCCAGTCGCTGGGGCGGGTGCCGATCCCCGGAGCGCAGGCCGAGGTGGCCGGCCTCCGGCTGGTCGCCGAGGGCACCACCGGCCGGCGCAACCGCATAGACACCGTTCTGGTCAGCCGGGTGGAACCGGGCGACGAGCAGGACACCGCGGGGCGTGGCGAGCACGCCGGCCCCGGGGACGACCAGGACCACTATCGAGACGAGGAGAGGCAACCCGCCGATGCCTGA
- a CDS encoding cytidine deaminase: MPDTPAAHAARPTPTAPGPLSAEDGKLVVLARGARGRVGAVEGAAVRDQDGRTYAAASVALPSLTLTALQLAVASAVAAGASRLEAAVVVTEASTLDGAGHAAVRDLAVDAPIHVAAPDGTVLGTVTQ, encoded by the coding sequence ATGCCTGACACACCCGCCGCGCACGCCGCCCGGCCCACCCCCACCGCGCCGGGCCCGCTGAGCGCCGAGGACGGCAAGCTGGTCGTCCTGGCCCGGGGAGCCCGTGGGCGGGTCGGTGCCGTCGAGGGCGCCGCGGTCCGGGACCAGGATGGCCGCACGTACGCGGCGGCCAGCGTCGCGCTGCCCTCACTGACCCTCACGGCGTTGCAGCTGGCGGTGGCCTCGGCCGTGGCGGCCGGGGCGAGCCGGCTGGAGGCGGCGGTGGTGGTGACCGAGGCGTCGACGCTGGACGGCGCCGGGCATGCCGCGGTGCGTGACCTCGCCGTGGACGCGCCGATCCACGTGGCGGCGCCGGACGGCACCGTGCTCGGCACGGTGACCCAGTGA
- the era gene encoding GTPase Era → MTPVQDPDGRPYRAGFGCFVGRPNAGKSTLTNAIIGTKIAITSNKPQTTRHVIRAVLHRPESQLVLVDTPGLHRPRTLLGERLNDLVRSTWTEVDVIGLCIPADEPVGRGDRFITGELAGLKATVLAVVTKTDLVDKRRLAEQLLAVSKMGEFAEIVPVSAVSGHQVDTLVDVMTSYLPPSPQLYPDDMLTDDPEQVLVAELIREAALEGVRDELPHSIAVVVEEMIPEGQVMKIYADLYVERPSQKAIVLGHKASRLKEVGTTARKQIEELLGSRVYLDLHVRVAKDWQRDPKQLRKLGF, encoded by the coding sequence GTGACCCCCGTCCAGGATCCGGACGGTCGCCCGTACCGGGCCGGGTTCGGCTGCTTCGTCGGCCGGCCCAACGCCGGCAAGTCCACGCTGACCAACGCCATCATCGGCACCAAGATCGCGATCACCTCGAACAAGCCGCAGACCACCCGGCACGTCATCCGGGCCGTGCTGCACCGGCCCGAGTCGCAGCTGGTCCTGGTCGACACGCCGGGCCTGCACCGCCCCCGTACGCTGCTCGGCGAGCGCCTCAACGACCTGGTGCGATCCACCTGGACCGAGGTCGACGTGATCGGCCTGTGCATCCCGGCCGATGAGCCGGTCGGGCGCGGCGACCGCTTCATCACGGGTGAGCTGGCCGGGTTGAAGGCGACCGTGCTGGCGGTGGTCACCAAGACCGACCTCGTGGACAAGCGCCGACTGGCGGAGCAGTTGCTCGCGGTCAGCAAGATGGGCGAGTTCGCCGAGATCGTGCCGGTGAGCGCGGTCTCCGGCCACCAGGTGGACACCCTGGTCGACGTGATGACCAGCTACCTGCCGCCGTCGCCGCAGCTCTACCCGGACGACATGCTGACCGACGACCCGGAGCAGGTGCTGGTCGCGGAGCTGATCCGGGAGGCGGCCCTGGAAGGGGTCCGTGACGAGCTGCCGCACTCCATCGCCGTGGTGGTGGAGGAGATGATCCCCGAGGGTCAGGTCATGAAGATCTACGCCGACCTGTACGTGGAACGGCCCAGCCAGAAGGCGATCGTGCTCGGTCACAAGGCGAGTCGGCTCAAGGAGGTCGGCACCACCGCCCGCAAGCAGATCGAGGAACTGCTCGGCAGCCGGGTCTACCTGGACCTGCACGTGCGGGTGGCGAAGGACTGGCAGCGCGACCCGAAACAGCTGCGCAAGCTGGGCTTCTGA
- a CDS encoding acyltransferase family protein has product MRNRYLDLLRFLAIVRVVVYHVTGWATLTLVFPAMSVMFALAGSLMAASLTRSGPAAVGRRLRRLLPSLWVVAVIFVPAMLLTGLPASFRLLLWLFPIADPPANHWGALALSVIWYLRDYLWFVLASPIAFWLFRRAPLPTLLAPYLLLVAIETGIYPAPPVLREFGLYFGAWLLGFAHHAGMLRRLAGRVLYPVALALAVGGGAWIVAHPGPRGYDLNDNHLGNALWSAAFILIVLGRAPAGIAWLGRSRLADRTVTVVNRRALTVYLWHMPFVVALTPLVDVVGWSHQDPLGLAVRVLLVFVLVGLVALAVGWVEDVAARRRPELIPGGPAVRLGAEAADGIGATVGRAVVPAQRTAGEAASVEVNAR; this is encoded by the coding sequence ATGCGCAACAGATACCTCGATCTGCTCCGGTTCCTCGCCATCGTCCGGGTGGTCGTCTACCACGTCACCGGGTGGGCGACCCTCACTCTCGTCTTCCCGGCCATGTCGGTGATGTTCGCGCTGGCCGGCTCGCTGATGGCCGCCTCGCTGACCCGCAGCGGACCGGCTGCGGTCGGCCGCCGGCTGCGGCGGTTGCTTCCGTCGCTGTGGGTGGTGGCGGTGATCTTCGTGCCGGCCATGCTGCTCACCGGGCTGCCGGCGTCCTTCCGGCTGCTGCTGTGGCTGTTCCCGATCGCCGATCCACCGGCCAACCACTGGGGTGCCCTGGCGCTGAGCGTCATCTGGTACCTGCGCGACTACCTCTGGTTCGTGCTCGCCTCGCCGATCGCGTTCTGGCTGTTCCGGCGAGCCCCGCTGCCCACTCTGCTCGCCCCGTACCTCCTGCTGGTGGCGATCGAGACCGGGATCTACCCGGCGCCGCCGGTGCTGCGCGAGTTCGGGCTCTACTTCGGCGCGTGGCTGCTCGGCTTCGCCCACCACGCCGGGATGCTGCGCCGCCTCGCCGGTCGGGTGCTCTACCCGGTGGCGCTGGCGCTCGCGGTCGGCGGCGGGGCCTGGATCGTCGCGCATCCGGGCCCACGCGGGTACGACCTCAACGACAACCACCTCGGCAACGCCCTCTGGTCCGCCGCGTTCATCCTGATCGTGCTGGGTCGGGCACCGGCGGGGATCGCCTGGTTGGGCCGTAGTCGGCTGGCCGACCGCACGGTGACCGTGGTCAATCGGCGGGCGCTCACCGTCTACCTCTGGCACATGCCGTTCGTGGTGGCGCTCACCCCGCTGGTGGACGTGGTCGGCTGGTCCCACCAGGACCCGCTGGGACTGGCCGTCCGGGTGCTGCTGGTCTTCGTGCTGGTGGGCCTGGTCGCCCTGGCCGTCGGCTGGGTCGAGGACGTCGCCGCCCGTCGCCGCCCGGAGCTGATCCCCGGTGGCCCGGCGGTCCGGTTGGGTGCCGAAGCGGCGGACGGTATCGGGGCGACCGTCGGACGAGCGGTGGTGCCGGCGCAGCGGACGGCCGGGGAGGCGGCCAGCGTCGAGGTCAACGCTCGCTGA
- a CDS encoding DUF4097 family beta strand repeat-containing protein: protein MALHQTTADLRRRAAAPIALGLTTALILLAGCDNLSFRRLDYDDTETVKITAIRVQGGSGDVVVRGTGPAGQARIKRVVRYQGGEPDNARYEIEGSELVLDTDCGSQCSISYEVTVPEGVAVQGETSSGNVELSRVGTVELQVSSGDVRISGASGAVGVEARSGNIEVNEAAAAVRLRASSGDITARRLGGTVDAEASSGNVNVELDKPASARVHASSGDVTLVVPQGSYRVRSNADSGDETVTVADNPAASLVLDGSADSGNLTISER from the coding sequence ATGGCACTGCACCAGACCACCGCCGACCTCCGCCGTCGCGCCGCCGCCCCCATCGCGCTGGGGCTGACCACCGCCCTCATCCTGCTCGCCGGGTGCGACAACCTGTCCTTCCGCCGGCTCGACTACGACGACACCGAGACGGTGAAGATCACCGCGATCCGGGTGCAGGGGGGCTCTGGCGACGTGGTGGTCCGGGGCACCGGCCCGGCCGGGCAGGCCCGGATCAAGCGGGTGGTGCGCTACCAGGGCGGCGAACCGGACAACGCCAGGTACGAGATCGAGGGCAGCGAGCTGGTGCTGGACACCGACTGCGGCTCGCAGTGCAGCATCTCCTACGAGGTGACGGTGCCGGAGGGCGTGGCCGTGCAGGGCGAGACCAGCTCCGGCAACGTCGAGCTGAGCCGGGTTGGCACAGTGGAGCTACAGGTGAGCTCGGGCGACGTGCGGATCTCCGGTGCGTCGGGCGCCGTCGGGGTGGAGGCCCGCTCCGGCAACATCGAGGTGAACGAGGCCGCCGCGGCGGTACGGCTACGCGCCTCGTCGGGAGACATCACCGCACGGCGGCTGGGCGGCACGGTCGACGCCGAGGCCAGCTCGGGCAATGTCAACGTGGAACTGGACAAGCCCGCCTCGGCCCGGGTCCACGCCTCCAGCGGTGACGTCACGCTTGTGGTGCCACAGGGCAGCTACCGGGTCCGGTCCAACGCCGACTCGGGCGACGAGACGGTCACCGTCGCCGACAACCCAGCGGCGTCCCTGGTGCTCGACGGCTCGGCCGACAGCGGCAACCTCACGATCAGCGAGCGTTGA
- the recO gene encoding DNA repair protein RecO: MAGYRRQLYRDDAVVLRVQKLGESDRIITLLTRRHGRLRAVARGIRRTTSKFGARLEPFGHVDLQLAGDPKGNLGSSLHTVSQVEGIDLYGKRFLGDYPRYTAASAIAETAERLTPVEREPSLRLFQLTVGALKALSRGEHATTLVLDAYLLRGMALAGWAPALIACAVCGTPGRHRAFSVPAGGAVCPDCRPPGAAHPAPATIDLMSALTTGDWVIADATEAGVRRECSGLVAAHLQWHLERALRSLPLVDRGPSAAGAVPPPGGAGAATLRPHGDVEAGADGASRERAE; the protein is encoded by the coding sequence ATGGCCGGGTACCGCCGACAGCTCTACCGCGACGACGCGGTGGTGCTGCGCGTGCAGAAGCTCGGCGAGTCCGACCGGATCATCACCCTGCTGACCCGCCGGCACGGCCGGCTGCGTGCGGTGGCCCGAGGGATCCGTCGCACCACAAGCAAGTTCGGTGCCCGGCTGGAGCCGTTCGGCCACGTCGATCTCCAGCTCGCCGGTGACCCGAAGGGCAACCTGGGCAGCTCGCTGCACACCGTCAGCCAGGTCGAGGGCATCGACCTGTACGGCAAGCGGTTCCTCGGGGACTATCCCCGCTACACGGCGGCCAGCGCGATCGCCGAGACCGCCGAGCGGCTGACCCCGGTGGAGCGGGAGCCGTCGCTGCGCCTGTTCCAGCTCACCGTGGGCGCGTTGAAGGCGCTGTCCCGGGGCGAGCACGCCACCACCCTGGTGCTCGACGCGTACCTGCTGCGCGGGATGGCCCTCGCGGGCTGGGCGCCGGCGTTGATCGCGTGCGCGGTCTGCGGCACGCCGGGGCGGCACAGGGCGTTCTCCGTGCCGGCCGGCGGCGCGGTCTGCCCGGATTGTCGGCCGCCCGGCGCGGCCCATCCCGCGCCGGCCACCATCGATCTGATGTCCGCGCTGACCACCGGCGACTGGGTGATCGCCGACGCCACCGAGGCCGGCGTACGCCGGGAGTGCAGTGGGCTGGTGGCGGCTCACCTGCAGTGGCACCTGGAACGCGCGCTACGCTCGCTGCCGCTGGTCGACCGGGGTCCCTCGGCGGCCGGCGCGGTCCCGCCGCCGGGCGGCGCGGGGGCCGCGACGCTCCGGCCGCACGGCGACGTGGAGGCCGGGGCGGACGGCGCGAGCAGGGAGAGAGCCGAGTGA
- a CDS encoding isoprenyl transferase, which produces MRAGRREPVPPTPHPSGARPPALPGEAVPKHVAVVMDGNGRWAKERGLPRTKGHEAGEHSLFDTIEGAIEMGIPYLSAYAFSTENWRRSPDEVRFLMGFNRDVIRRRRDQLVELGVRVVWSGRPGRLWKSVISELQTAEEMSRGNSTLTLQFCVNYGGQAEIGDAAAAIARDVAAGRLDPAKVTEKTVAKYLYHPEIPEVDLFLRPSGEERISNFLLWQTAYAELVFLDTLWPDFDRRHLWYACELYAQRDRRFGGALPNPVAPVG; this is translated from the coding sequence ATGAGGGCCGGCCGGCGTGAGCCGGTGCCGCCGACACCGCACCCGTCGGGCGCCCGGCCGCCGGCGCTGCCCGGCGAGGCGGTGCCGAAGCACGTCGCCGTGGTGATGGACGGCAACGGCCGGTGGGCCAAGGAGCGCGGGCTGCCCCGCACCAAGGGCCACGAGGCGGGGGAGCACAGCCTCTTCGACACCATCGAGGGTGCCATCGAGATGGGCATTCCGTACCTGTCGGCGTACGCGTTCTCCACCGAGAACTGGCGGCGCTCGCCGGACGAGGTCCGGTTCCTGATGGGGTTCAACCGGGATGTCATCCGCCGTCGCCGCGACCAGCTGGTTGAACTCGGTGTCCGGGTGGTCTGGTCGGGCCGGCCCGGGCGGTTGTGGAAGAGCGTCATCTCCGAGTTGCAGACCGCCGAGGAGATGTCCCGCGGCAACTCCACGCTGACCCTGCAGTTCTGCGTCAACTACGGCGGGCAGGCGGAGATCGGCGACGCCGCCGCCGCGATCGCCCGCGACGTGGCGGCCGGGCGGCTGGACCCGGCGAAGGTCACCGAGAAGACCGTGGCGAAGTACCTCTACCACCCGGAGATCCCGGAGGTGGACCTGTTCCTGCGCCCCTCCGGGGAGGAGCGCATCTCCAACTTCCTGCTGTGGCAGACCGCGTACGCCGAGCTGGTCTTTCTGGACACGCTCTGGCCGGACTTCGACCGCCGTCACCTCTGGTACGCGTGCGAGCTGTACGCCCAGCGCGACCGGCGGTTCGGCGGCGCGCTGCCCAACCCGGTCGCCCCGGTGGGCTGA
- a CDS encoding thioredoxin reductase: protein MAVGVDVRDLRYKMIMALNAADLGDPICEQVAEICAEIAEQHCAEFGHTPQLRTGEIAELATGDPALTWAPSPADTGQRAW from the coding sequence TTGGCGGTTGGGGTGGACGTGCGGGATCTCCGGTACAAGATGATCATGGCGTTGAACGCGGCCGATCTGGGTGACCCGATCTGCGAGCAGGTGGCCGAGATCTGCGCGGAGATCGCCGAGCAGCACTGCGCCGAGTTCGGCCACACCCCCCAGCTGCGCACCGGCGAGATCGCCGAGCTGGCGACCGGGGACCCGGCCCTGACCTGGGCGCCGTCGCCCGCCGACACCGGGCAGCGTGCCTGGTGA
- a CDS encoding pirin family protein, with protein sequence MTAPAPAVDVRRAEDRFATRISWLDSKHSFSFSRHYDPANTHHGLLLVNNDDVVRPGAGFETHPHQDMEIVTWVLRGSLVHQDSTGHSGVIYPGLAQRMSAGTGILHSEKNDAWRLNNQEPHSDPVHFVQMWVLPDEEGVDPGYEQLEIEDELLRGGLVPVASGMERYDGASAIRIRNRYATLHAARLAPGDEVTIPDAPYVHLYVPDGTVNLEGSGPLGTGDAVRLTMTGGRRVTADEPAEILVWEMHATVA encoded by the coding sequence GTGACCGCGCCCGCCCCGGCGGTCGACGTGCGCCGGGCCGAGGACCGCTTCGCCACCCGGATCTCCTGGCTGGACTCCAAGCACTCCTTCTCGTTCTCCCGGCACTACGACCCGGCCAACACCCACCACGGATTGCTGCTGGTCAACAACGACGACGTGGTCCGCCCGGGTGCCGGCTTCGAGACCCACCCGCATCAGGACATGGAGATCGTCACCTGGGTGCTGCGCGGTTCCCTCGTGCACCAGGACTCGACCGGGCACTCCGGGGTGATCTATCCGGGGCTGGCCCAGCGGATGAGCGCCGGCACCGGCATCCTGCACTCGGAGAAGAACGACGCCTGGCGGCTCAACAACCAGGAGCCGCACAGCGACCCGGTGCACTTCGTGCAGATGTGGGTGCTCCCCGACGAGGAGGGTGTCGACCCCGGCTACGAGCAGCTGGAGATCGAGGACGAGCTGCTGCGCGGCGGCCTCGTGCCGGTCGCCTCCGGAATGGAACGCTACGACGGCGCGTCCGCGATCCGGATCCGCAACCGGTACGCCACCCTGCACGCCGCCCGACTCGCCCCCGGCGACGAGGTCACCATCCCGGACGCGCCCTACGTGCACCTGTACGTGCCCGACGGCACGGTGAACCTGGAGGGCAGCGGCCCGCTCGGCACCGGTGACGCGGTCCGGCTCACGATGACCGGCGGCCGTCGGGTCACCGCCGACGAGCCGGCCGAGATCCTCGTCTGGGAGATGCACGCCACCGTCGCCTGA
- the gndA gene encoding NADP-dependent phosphogluconate dehydrogenase — protein sequence MAEQATAQIGVTGLAVMGRNLARNLARNGFTVAVHNRSPERTRSLIAEHGDEGTFVPGESMADFVASLERPRAVIVMVKAGAPTDAVIDELVPLLEEGDIVVDCGNAHFADTRRREEALRTHGLHFVGTGVSGGEEGALLGPSIMPGGSVESYAKLGPMFEKISAHVDGVPCCRHIGPDGAGHFVKMVHNGIEYADMQLIAEAYDLLRAGLGAEPAEIAEIFRGWNGGELESFLIEITADVLAHRDAATGQPFVDVVLDRAEQKGTGRWTVQSALDLGVPITGIAEATFARSLSGHVDQREAAQRAFPDAGEKWQVADREAFIEDVRRALLASKIVAYAQGFDHIRAGSQEYDWDIDLGGTATIWRGGCIIRARFLDRIREAYDEQPELPTLLVAPYFAEAVGAGVPSWRRVVADAARAGVPTPAFSSSLAYFDALRAERLPAALIQGLRDNFGAHTYQRVDREGSFHTTWAGDRTESPA from the coding sequence ATGGCTGAGCAGGCGACCGCGCAGATCGGCGTGACGGGGCTGGCGGTGATGGGCCGCAACCTGGCCCGCAACCTGGCCCGCAACGGCTTCACCGTGGCGGTGCACAACCGTTCGCCTGAGCGCACCCGCAGCCTGATCGCGGAGCACGGCGACGAGGGCACCTTCGTGCCCGGCGAGTCGATGGCCGACTTCGTGGCGTCGCTGGAACGGCCCCGGGCGGTGATCGTGATGGTCAAGGCGGGTGCGCCCACCGACGCGGTGATCGACGAGCTGGTGCCCCTGCTGGAGGAGGGCGACATCGTCGTGGACTGCGGCAACGCCCACTTCGCCGACACCCGCCGCCGTGAGGAGGCGCTGCGCACCCACGGTCTGCACTTCGTGGGCACCGGCGTCTCCGGCGGCGAGGAGGGCGCGCTGCTCGGGCCGAGCATCATGCCGGGTGGTTCGGTCGAGTCGTACGCCAAGCTCGGGCCGATGTTCGAGAAGATCTCCGCCCACGTGGACGGGGTGCCGTGCTGCCGGCACATCGGGCCGGACGGCGCCGGGCACTTCGTCAAGATGGTGCACAACGGCATCGAGTACGCCGACATGCAGCTCATCGCCGAGGCGTACGACCTGCTCCGCGCCGGACTGGGCGCGGAGCCGGCGGAGATCGCGGAGATCTTCCGGGGGTGGAACGGCGGCGAGCTGGAGTCCTTCCTCATCGAGATCACCGCCGACGTGCTGGCCCACCGCGACGCGGCCACCGGCCAGCCCTTCGTCGACGTGGTGCTGGACCGGGCCGAGCAGAAGGGCACCGGGCGGTGGACTGTGCAGAGCGCGCTCGATCTGGGCGTACCGATCACCGGGATCGCCGAGGCGACCTTCGCCCGCTCCCTCTCCGGGCACGTCGACCAGCGCGAGGCGGCCCAGCGGGCGTTCCCGGACGCCGGTGAGAAGTGGCAGGTGGCCGACCGGGAGGCGTTCATCGAGGACGTCCGCCGGGCACTGCTCGCCTCGAAGATCGTCGCGTACGCGCAGGGCTTCGACCACATCCGCGCCGGCAGCCAGGAGTACGACTGGGACATCGACCTCGGTGGCACGGCGACCATCTGGCGGGGTGGCTGCATCATCCGGGCCCGCTTCCTGGACCGGATCCGCGAGGCGTACGACGAGCAGCCCGAGCTGCCCACGCTGCTTGTGGCTCCGTACTTCGCCGAGGCGGTCGGCGCCGGCGTGCCGAGCTGGCGGCGGGTGGTGGCCGACGCGGCCCGGGCCGGAGTCCCGACCCCGGCGTTCTCGTCGTCGCTGGCGTACTTCGACGCGCTGCGCGCCGAGCGCCTGCCGGCCGCGCTGATCCAGGGCCTGCGGGACAACTTCGGCGCGCACACCTACCAGCGTGTCGACCGCGAGGGCTCGTTCCACACCACGTGGGCGGGAGACCGTACCGAGTCCCCGGCCTGA